In Streptomyces sp. DG2A-72, one genomic interval encodes:
- a CDS encoding pirin family protein, protein MSNLDREAVPALCGGRGFVVPEPVRELLSPRHVKLGESTEVRRLLPNLGRRMVGAWCFVDHYGPDDIADEPGMQVPPHPHMGLQTVSWLHEGEVLHRDSTGSLQTIRPRELGLMTSGRAISHSEESPRSHARFLHGAQLWVALPDGHRHTDPRFEHHGELPVVTAPGLRATMILGELDGAASPGTTYTPIVGADLALAGGADARLPLEPDFEYAVLSMSGEARVDGVPVLPGSMLYLGCGRTELPLRAASDAGLMLLGGEPFEEELIMWWNFIGRTQADIEQARQDWMAGSRFGEVKGYDGDPLPAPELPPLPLKPRGRVR, encoded by the coding sequence CCGCTCTGTGCGGCGGCCGCGGCTTCGTCGTGCCGGAGCCCGTGCGTGAACTTCTCAGCCCTCGCCACGTCAAGCTCGGCGAGTCCACCGAGGTCCGCCGTCTCCTGCCCAACCTGGGCCGCCGTATGGTCGGCGCCTGGTGCTTCGTCGATCATTACGGCCCCGACGACATCGCCGACGAGCCCGGCATGCAGGTCCCGCCGCACCCGCACATGGGACTGCAGACCGTGAGCTGGCTGCATGAGGGCGAGGTGCTGCACCGCGACTCGACGGGCAGCCTGCAGACCATCCGCCCGCGTGAACTGGGCCTGATGACCTCGGGCCGGGCGATCAGCCACTCCGAGGAGAGCCCCCGCTCGCACGCCCGCTTCCTGCACGGCGCCCAGCTGTGGGTCGCCCTCCCCGACGGTCACCGCCACACCGACCCGCGCTTCGAGCACCACGGCGAGCTGCCCGTCGTCACGGCGCCCGGCCTCAGGGCCACGATGATCCTCGGCGAACTCGACGGCGCCGCCTCGCCCGGCACTACGTACACCCCGATCGTCGGCGCCGACCTGGCCCTCGCCGGCGGCGCGGACGCACGCCTGCCGCTGGAGCCGGACTTCGAATACGCCGTGCTGTCCATGTCCGGCGAGGCACGGGTGGACGGGGTGCCGGTGCTGCCGGGCTCGATGCTCTACCTCGGCTGCGGCCGCACCGAACTGCCGCTGCGCGCGGCGTCGGACGCGGGGCTGATGCTTCTCGGCGGTGAGCCGTTCGAGGAGGAGCTGATCATGTGGTGGAACTTCATCGGACGTACCCAGGCCGACATCGAACAGGCCCGGCAGGACTGGATGGCCGGCTCCCGCTTCGGCGAGGTCAAGGGCTACGACGGTGATCCGCTTCCGGCGCCGGAACTGCCGCCGCTGCCGTTGAAGCCGCGGGGCAGGGTGCGCTGA
- a CDS encoding NAD(P)-dependent alcohol dehydrogenase: MKAVIQDRYCSADELEFREVDRPVPKPDQVLVRVRAASVNAKDWHMMHGDPKLMRISMGLRAPKLKIRGNDFAGRVEAVGSEVKGLHPGDEVFGETDGTFAEYACARAATVAPKPPGLTFEQAAAIPLAGCTALMGLRDVARVRSGQTILINGASGGVGTFAVQLAKVYGLDVTAVCRTRNVDMVRSLGADHVVDYSQEDFTRSGRRYDVVLDLVGNKSLSEFRSVLTPTGTLVLSGGGTYDGGTFFGPMSLFFQGRAVGRFVRHRVVEISAVVTTEYLTTLGELAESGKVVPVIDRTYPFAEIPEAIRYLEMEHARAKVVITV, translated from the coding sequence ATGAAGGCTGTGATCCAGGACCGGTACTGCTCGGCGGACGAGCTGGAGTTCAGGGAGGTCGACCGGCCGGTACCGAAGCCCGACCAGGTGCTCGTGCGGGTGCGGGCGGCGTCCGTCAACGCCAAGGACTGGCACATGATGCACGGCGACCCGAAGCTGATGCGCATCTCCATGGGGCTGCGCGCACCCAAGCTGAAGATCCGCGGCAATGACTTCGCGGGCCGGGTCGAGGCCGTCGGCAGCGAGGTGAAGGGGCTGCACCCGGGCGACGAGGTGTTCGGCGAGACCGACGGGACGTTCGCCGAGTACGCGTGTGCCCGTGCCGCGACCGTGGCCCCGAAACCACCCGGCCTCACCTTCGAGCAGGCCGCCGCGATCCCGTTGGCGGGGTGCACCGCGCTCATGGGCCTGCGCGATGTGGCCCGCGTGCGGTCCGGGCAGACGATCCTGATCAACGGCGCGTCCGGCGGCGTCGGCACCTTCGCGGTGCAGCTCGCGAAGGTGTACGGCCTGGACGTCACCGCGGTGTGCCGGACCCGCAACGTGGACATGGTCCGCTCGCTCGGGGCGGACCATGTCGTCGACTACAGCCAGGAGGACTTCACCCGGAGCGGACGCCGGTACGACGTGGTGCTCGATCTGGTCGGCAACAAGTCGCTGAGCGAGTTCCGGAGCGTGCTGACCCCGACCGGCACGCTGGTGCTGTCCGGCGGCGGGACCTACGACGGTGGCACTTTCTTCGGGCCGATGAGTCTCTTCTTTCAGGGACGGGCGGTCGGCAGGTTCGTTCGGCACCGCGTGGTCGAGATCTCGGCGGTGGTGACCACGGAGTATCTGACGACCTTGGGCGAACTGGCCGAGTCCGGAAAGGTGGTCCCGGTCATCGACCGCACGTATCCATTCGCCGAGATACCGGAGGCGATCCGGTATCTGGAGATGGAGCACGCGCGCGCGAAGGTCGTCATCACGGTGTGA
- a CDS encoding cupin domain-containing protein: MLEVKTLDKPDERRDFPRGHLEAVHMSDLDFAVGTFEPGWRWTESVAPIAGTDTCQMHHNGYVVQGRMHIRMDEGGESEVGPGDVFVVSPGHDAWVVGDEQVVVYDFQGQTAREFAKEK; this comes from the coding sequence ATGTTGGAAGTGAAGACGCTCGACAAGCCGGACGAGCGACGTGATTTCCCTCGCGGCCACCTGGAAGCCGTCCACATGTCGGATCTCGACTTCGCTGTGGGGACCTTCGAGCCCGGCTGGCGCTGGACCGAGTCCGTGGCCCCGATCGCGGGCACCGACACCTGCCAGATGCACCACAACGGCTATGTCGTCCAAGGTCGCATGCACATCCGTATGGACGAGGGCGGCGAGAGCGAAGTCGGCCCCGGCGACGTCTTCGTCGTCTCGCCCGGACACGACGCCTGGGTTGTGGGCGACGAGCAGGTCGTCGTCTACGACTTCCAGGGGCAGACGGCGAGGGAGTTCGCGAAGGAGAAGTAG
- a CDS encoding TetR/AcrR family transcriptional regulator: MPTTDRASTKDRLLDAAAELFYRDGVSIGVEALCRTAGVSKRSMYQLFASKDEVLAASLERRAPAYERQLTPDDTGTPRERILEVFERLEKASTQPEYRGCPFLSAMVELKDPEHPASVVASATKGRLTEAFRALAELGGARDPQLLARQLTLVFDGASARAGARVETLDGLATATVTALLDAAGVA, encoded by the coding sequence ATGCCCACGACGGACAGAGCGTCCACGAAGGACCGGCTGCTCGACGCGGCGGCCGAGCTGTTCTACCGCGACGGCGTCTCGATCGGTGTCGAAGCGCTGTGCAGGACGGCCGGGGTCTCCAAGCGGTCGATGTACCAACTCTTCGCGAGCAAGGACGAAGTCCTGGCGGCGAGCCTGGAGCGCCGGGCGCCCGCCTACGAGCGGCAGCTCACCCCGGACGACACAGGCACTCCGCGCGAACGCATCCTCGAGGTCTTCGAGCGGCTGGAGAAGGCGTCGACGCAGCCCGAGTACCGAGGCTGCCCCTTCCTGTCCGCGATGGTCGAGCTGAAGGACCCGGAGCACCCGGCAAGTGTGGTCGCCAGTGCCACGAAGGGGCGGCTGACCGAGGCGTTCCGCGCCCTGGCCGAGCTGGGCGGCGCACGTGATCCGCAGCTGCTGGCCCGGCAGCTGACGCTGGTCTTCGACGGCGCGAGCGCCCGGGCCGGCGCGCGGGTCGAGACGCTGGACGGGCTGGCCACCGCCACCGTGACGGCGCTGCTGGACGCGGCGGGGGTCGCATAG
- a CDS encoding ABC transporter ATP-binding protein, with protein MFRTGSRRMHDKGPAAEALRLVKVTKTYGSDDSAVTALDGVTLSLGRGTFTAVMGPSGSGKSTLLQCAAGLDRPDSGIVLVDGAEMTGGTEAELTKFRRRRIGFVFQQYNLLETLTVAQNTVLPLKLAGQRVDRRRAREVLTSVGLGDRLGHRPDQLSGGQRQRVAIARALVTEPRVVFADEPTGALDTRSARDVLLLLQETVRVHGRTVVMVTHDPVAASYADSVLFLADGRLAGRMDTPTPDAVAERLAHLGDDVLKAV; from the coding sequence ATGTTTCGCACAGGTTCGCGACGTATGCACGACAAGGGACCCGCCGCCGAGGCGCTGCGGCTGGTCAAGGTCACCAAGACCTACGGCTCCGACGACAGCGCCGTGACCGCCCTGGACGGGGTCACGCTCAGCCTCGGACGGGGCACCTTCACCGCGGTGATGGGTCCTTCGGGCTCCGGGAAGTCGACGCTGCTGCAGTGCGCGGCCGGTCTGGACCGGCCCGACAGCGGCATCGTGCTGGTCGACGGGGCGGAGATGACGGGCGGCACGGAGGCCGAACTGACGAAGTTCCGGCGCCGCCGGATCGGGTTCGTGTTCCAGCAGTACAACCTGCTGGAGACGCTGACCGTCGCGCAGAACACGGTGCTGCCGCTGAAGCTCGCCGGGCAGCGCGTGGACCGGCGGCGGGCCCGGGAGGTGCTGACCTCGGTGGGGCTCGGCGACCGGCTCGGGCACCGTCCCGACCAGCTCTCCGGCGGTCAGCGGCAGCGGGTGGCCATTGCCCGCGCGCTGGTCACCGAACCCCGGGTGGTCTTCGCGGACGAGCCGACGGGCGCCCTGGACACGCGCAGCGCACGGGATGTGCTGCTCCTGCTCCAGGAGACGGTGCGGGTGCACGGCCGGACGGTGGTCATGGTGACGCACGACCCGGTCGCCGCCTCGTACGCCGACTCGGTGCTGTTCCTCGCGGACGGCCGGCTGGCCGGCCGGATGGACACACCGACGCCCGACGCGGTCGCCGAGCGGCTGGCCCACCTGGGCGACGACGTCCTGAAGGCGGTGTGA
- a CDS encoding LUD domain-containing protein, producing the protein MSSRERILGRVQRALADVPPDDTPYDQAISRAYLGEHGNRSVKETVDLLAENLADYRAIVHRTDGAGLAEVIAGLLDARGSASVVVPPRLDEGWLAATEVDRVPDRAESTSYELDRVDSVVTGCALAIAETGTIVLDGSPDQGRRRITLVPDHHICVVRVPGQVVSSVPQALPRLDPTRPLTWISGPSATSDIELDRVEGVHGPRTLEVVLVSGE; encoded by the coding sequence GTGAGCAGCAGGGAGCGGATCCTGGGCCGGGTGCAGCGCGCGCTCGCGGACGTGCCACCGGACGACACGCCGTACGACCAGGCGATCTCGCGCGCGTACCTGGGCGAGCACGGGAACCGGAGTGTCAAGGAGACGGTGGATCTGCTCGCCGAGAACCTGGCGGACTACCGGGCGATCGTGCACCGCACGGACGGTGCGGGACTCGCCGAAGTGATCGCGGGCTTGCTCGACGCACGGGGATCGGCGTCCGTCGTCGTGCCGCCGAGGCTGGACGAAGGCTGGCTGGCGGCGACCGAGGTGGACCGGGTGCCGGACCGGGCCGAGAGCACGTCGTACGAACTGGACCGGGTCGACAGTGTGGTGACGGGCTGCGCGCTCGCGATCGCCGAGACCGGCACGATCGTCCTGGACGGCTCCCCCGACCAGGGCCGCCGCCGTATCACCCTCGTCCCCGACCATCACATCTGCGTCGTACGGGTCCCCGGCCAGGTCGTGTCGTCCGTGCCGCAGGCCCTGCCCCGGCTCGATCCGACACGCCCGCTGACCTGGATCTCCGGCCCCTCCGCGACCAGCGACATCGAACTCGACCGGGTCGAGGGGGTGCACGGGCCGCGCACCCTGGAGGTGGTCCTGGTGAGCGGGGAGTGA
- a CDS encoding VWA domain-containing protein: MTAAASDVAARLTDFVAALREHGIRIGTGETVDAGRAVAALGLADREQLREGLAATLLHGTGQRPVFDPVFDLYFPRGVGAPEEQPADRDDLRDRLAKALTANDPALMGRLAGEAVDGFGGYGSSPASYGWSSHQTLDRLRPQTLLARVRDDIRAQSGTSGFADRLLDDEIRRRIEAFRAMVATEARRRVAERRGRDEIARRAVAPTADRVDFLYAGRDRVAELRRTVQPLARKLATRLAARRRRAARGTIDLRRTLRGSLSTGGVPMRPVLRRRRPARPELVLLCDVSGSVSGFSDFTMLLVQALHDQFSKVRVFAFVNRIDEVTGLLRHGVADPQGLGARIQAEATLTGWHGSSDYGVALGEFAERYADALGPRTTVFVLGDARTNMSDPNLSAVRDIAERARRVYWLNPEPRTLWGTGDSAAPEYSGVVAMNECRNARQLGDLIARLLPV; encoded by the coding sequence GTGACCGCGGCGGCGTCGGATGTCGCGGCGCGGCTGACGGACTTCGTCGCCGCGCTCCGTGAGCACGGCATCCGCATCGGCACCGGGGAGACCGTGGACGCCGGTCGGGCGGTGGCGGCGCTGGGCCTGGCGGACCGTGAGCAACTGCGCGAGGGACTGGCCGCGACGCTGCTGCACGGCACGGGACAGCGGCCGGTGTTCGACCCGGTCTTCGACCTGTACTTCCCGCGGGGCGTGGGAGCGCCCGAGGAGCAGCCCGCGGACCGGGACGATCTGCGGGACCGTCTCGCGAAGGCGCTGACCGCCAACGACCCCGCATTGATGGGCCGGTTGGCGGGCGAGGCCGTCGACGGCTTCGGCGGATACGGGAGTTCACCGGCGTCGTACGGCTGGTCGTCGCATCAGACGCTCGACCGGCTCCGCCCGCAGACGCTGCTGGCCCGTGTCCGCGACGACATCCGGGCGCAGAGCGGCACTTCGGGGTTTGCGGACCGGCTCCTCGACGACGAGATCCGGCGGCGGATCGAGGCGTTCCGGGCGATGGTGGCCACGGAGGCGCGGCGCCGGGTCGCCGAGCGGCGCGGGCGGGACGAGATCGCCCGGCGGGCGGTGGCCCCGACCGCCGACCGGGTGGACTTCCTGTACGCCGGGCGGGACCGGGTGGCCGAACTGCGCAGGACGGTGCAGCCGCTCGCCCGGAAGCTCGCCACCCGGCTGGCGGCGCGCCGGCGCCGTGCCGCGCGGGGCACGATCGACCTGCGCCGGACGCTGCGCGGCTCGCTGTCGACGGGCGGGGTGCCGATGCGGCCCGTGCTGCGCCGGCGCCGTCCGGCCCGGCCCGAACTGGTGCTGCTGTGCGATGTGTCGGGCTCCGTGTCCGGCTTCTCGGACTTCACGATGCTGCTGGTGCAGGCGCTGCACGACCAGTTCAGCAAGGTGCGGGTGTTCGCCTTCGTCAACCGGATCGACGAGGTGACCGGGCTGCTCCGGCACGGCGTCGCCGATCCCCAGGGGCTCGGCGCCCGCATCCAGGCGGAGGCCACGCTCACCGGCTGGCACGGCAGCAGCGACTACGGCGTCGCACTGGGCGAGTTCGCGGAGCGGTACGCCGACGCGCTGGGCCCGCGTACGACCGTGTTCGTCCTCGGCGACGCCCGCACGAACATGAGCGACCCGAACCTGTCCGCCGTACGCGACATCGCCGAACGGGCCCGCCGCGTCTACTGGTTGAACCCTGAGCCGCGCACGCTGTGGGGCACCGGTGACTCGGCCGCACCAGAGTACTCCGGTGTCGTCGCAATGAACGAGTGCCGCAACGCCCGGCAGCTCGGCGACCTGATCGCCCGCCTGCTGCCGGTGTGA
- a CDS encoding glycoside hydrolase family 43 protein, whose protein sequence is MSSSAQPGPRPSRRQVLGMAATVPLAVTGSLALGAGSAHAADSAYVMCYFTESTTMLEADYGLHLAVSTDGLQWMPLNQNNPVVTPTAGAGGLRDPFILRKQDGTFVVLATDLKGTDWSRTSVYIHVWDSADLRTFTGYRLLKLHDMTNTHSWAPEAFWDAGRGRYGILYSSVNSSGHNVIMVSYTTDFRTTENPQVFFDPGYDVIDGNLTVGVNGVNYLYFKRNQALVGARSTSLNPGSFTVFSTPAAHGGTEAPTVVKSLTSNTWYLWGDTYTPNGVFYAWQSTNLAAGTWAALDQRRYTQPLNSKHCGIQPITSAQYGNLVSAWGAPAWNRLKSYNHPARYVRHSGFVGRIDAYPFDPYPDSQWKLVPGLADSAGVSFRSVNYPARYLRHYSYNLRLDENDGTSTFAANATFYRTAGLADSSWSSFRSYNNPTRYIRHADYALRIDPVSTATERQDATFYVGY, encoded by the coding sequence ATGAGCAGCAGTGCCCAGCCCGGACCCCGCCCCTCGCGCCGTCAGGTGCTCGGTATGGCCGCCACCGTGCCGCTGGCCGTGACCGGTTCGTTGGCCCTCGGTGCGGGATCGGCCCACGCGGCCGACTCGGCGTACGTCATGTGCTACTTCACCGAGTCCACGACCATGCTGGAGGCCGATTACGGCCTGCATCTGGCCGTCAGCACCGACGGCCTGCAGTGGATGCCGCTGAACCAGAACAACCCCGTGGTCACGCCGACCGCCGGCGCGGGCGGGCTGCGCGACCCGTTCATCCTGCGCAAGCAGGACGGCACCTTCGTCGTGCTGGCGACGGACCTGAAGGGCACCGACTGGTCCCGCACCAGTGTGTACATCCACGTCTGGGACTCGGCCGACCTGCGCACCTTCACCGGCTACCGGCTGCTGAAGCTGCACGACATGACGAACACGCACAGCTGGGCACCGGAGGCCTTCTGGGACGCCGGGCGCGGCCGGTACGGGATCCTCTACTCCTCGGTGAACAGCAGCGGCCACAACGTGATCATGGTGAGCTACACCACCGACTTCCGGACGACCGAGAACCCGCAGGTCTTCTTCGACCCCGGTTACGACGTCATCGACGGCAATCTGACCGTGGGCGTGAACGGCGTCAACTACCTGTACTTCAAGCGGAACCAGGCCCTCGTCGGTGCGAGATCCACCTCGCTGAACCCGGGCAGCTTCACGGTCTTCAGTACGCCCGCCGCGCACGGCGGCACCGAGGCCCCGACCGTCGTGAAGTCCCTGACCTCCAACACCTGGTACCTCTGGGGCGACACCTACACGCCGAACGGCGTCTTCTACGCCTGGCAGAGCACGAACCTCGCGGCCGGCACCTGGGCCGCGCTCGACCAGCGCCGCTACACCCAGCCGCTCAACTCCAAGCACTGCGGCATACAGCCGATCACCTCGGCCCAGTACGGCAATCTGGTGTCCGCCTGGGGTGCCCCGGCCTGGAACCGGCTGAAGTCGTACAACCACCCGGCCCGTTACGTCCGGCACAGCGGTTTCGTGGGCCGGATCGACGCATACCCCTTCGACCCGTATCCCGACTCGCAGTGGAAGCTCGTGCCGGGCCTCGCCGACTCGGCGGGGGTCTCCTTCCGGTCGGTCAACTACCCGGCCCGCTATCTGCGCCACTACAGCTACAACCTGAGGCTGGACGAGAACGACGGCACGTCCACGTTCGCCGCCAACGCCACCTTCTACCGGACCGCGGGGCTCGCCGACTCCTCCTGGTCGTCGTTCCGCTCGTACAACAACCCGACCCGGTACATCAGGCACGCCGACTACGCCCTGCGGATCGACCCCGTCTCGACCGCCACGGAGCGGCAGGACGCCACGTTCTACGTCGGATACTGA
- a CDS encoding FtsX-like permease family protein, protein MLVLAMRSIRQRPGRFLATLLSAFLGAAIIMTFNSMHDTAGQPGIDSTSSETLSLSASVVGGYGTLLVFFAVASTLTVNVRQRAAELELLRCSGATPAQIKRMVVGEAVAVALVGAVLAIGPAMLGGQLLLDVFQDSGQVAESVDHSFGPIALMSGIDITLLAAAGAAFLAVRRATHRRERRDGKRKFFAYAALIVGAVAVTSTFAMSATDEALMAAPAYGAILLSVGFALLATRLLKGMLDRLSLPGASGWLAVRNLRERADHLAGILMSLVLFTAVSTATLTMQAVESDTVEKLGIVKDVDAKTLETLNFTVVGIIVAFVCVMLVNSLYAATTYRAREFGQQRLAGATPGQVLGVVGAEGLVLTVTGVFFGTVAALAGIVPFTIVRSDEVLPGQFFGIWLAVVVIAAAVTMGTSLVTTRRVLRTPAVEAVGLAA, encoded by the coding sequence ATGCTCGTACTGGCCATGCGGTCGATCCGGCAACGGCCCGGACGCTTCCTCGCGACCTTGCTGTCCGCCTTCCTCGGCGCGGCGATCATCATGACGTTCAACTCGATGCACGACACCGCCGGACAGCCCGGCATCGACTCGACCAGCTCCGAGACGCTGAGCCTCTCGGCGAGCGTCGTCGGCGGCTACGGCACCCTGCTGGTGTTCTTCGCCGTCGCCTCGACACTCACGGTCAACGTCCGCCAGCGGGCGGCCGAGCTGGAGCTGCTGCGCTGCTCGGGGGCGACTCCGGCGCAGATCAAGCGGATGGTCGTCGGTGAGGCGGTGGCCGTGGCCCTGGTGGGCGCGGTGCTGGCGATCGGCCCGGCGATGCTGGGCGGGCAGCTGCTGCTGGATGTGTTCCAGGACAGCGGCCAGGTCGCCGAGTCCGTCGACCACTCCTTCGGTCCGATCGCGTTGATGTCGGGCATCGACATCACACTGCTCGCGGCGGCGGGCGCCGCGTTCCTCGCCGTACGGCGGGCGACGCACCGGCGCGAACGGCGGGACGGGAAGCGGAAGTTCTTCGCGTACGCCGCTCTGATCGTCGGCGCTGTGGCGGTGACCTCCACCTTCGCGATGTCGGCGACGGACGAGGCGCTGATGGCGGCTCCGGCGTACGGCGCGATCCTGCTGTCGGTGGGTTTCGCGCTGCTGGCGACACGGCTGCTGAAGGGCATGCTGGACCGGCTGTCGCTGCCGGGGGCGAGCGGCTGGCTGGCCGTGCGCAACCTGCGTGAGCGGGCGGACCATCTCGCCGGGATCCTGATGTCGCTGGTCCTGTTCACGGCGGTGTCCACGGCGACGCTCACCATGCAGGCGGTGGAGAGCGACACGGTCGAGAAGCTGGGGATCGTCAAGGACGTCGACGCCAAGACGCTGGAGACGCTGAACTTCACGGTCGTCGGCATCATCGTGGCGTTCGTCTGCGTGATGCTGGTCAACTCGCTGTACGCGGCGACGACGTACCGGGCCCGCGAGTTCGGGCAGCAGCGGCTGGCCGGGGCGACTCCGGGTCAGGTGCTCGGTGTGGTGGGTGCCGAGGGGCTGGTCCTCACGGTGACCGGTGTCTTCTTCGGCACGGTGGCGGCGCTGGCGGGGATCGTCCCGTTCACGATCGTCCGCTCGGACGAGGTGCTGCCGGGCCAGTTCTTCGGCATCTGGCTCGCGGTCGTCGTGATCGCGGCGGCGGTGACGATGGGGACGAGCCTGGTCACGACCCGGCGGGTGCTGCGCACTCCGGCGGTCGAGGCGGTGGGGCTCGCGGCCTGA
- a CDS encoding threo-3-hydroxy-L-aspartate ammonia-lyase: protein MTTTTPPVTLDDVRDAAARLKGVAHRTPVLRSRTLDALVGAEVFLKCENFQRVGAFKFRGAYNAASRLAPEQLARGIAAYSSGNHAQAVALAARELGTTAVILMPEDAPRSKMDATAGYGAEIVTYDRYTGDRTAIGEALAAERGLALIPPYEHPHVIAGQGTAALELLEEVGELDALVTPVGGGGLMAGSATVARGLYPGIRMIGVEPEAGDDTKRSLEAGRRITIPVPRTIADGQALHTPGELTFSVNRRLVDEIALAGDDEIRDAMRFAFERLKIVVEPSGATPLAALLTGRVGALPRRVGVIISGGNVDAERFAELCGKQT, encoded by the coding sequence GTGACGACCACGACCCCGCCGGTCACCCTCGATGACGTCCGTGACGCCGCCGCCCGGCTCAAGGGCGTCGCGCACCGCACCCCGGTGCTGCGCTCACGGACGCTGGACGCACTCGTCGGCGCCGAGGTGTTCCTCAAGTGCGAGAACTTCCAGCGTGTGGGCGCCTTCAAGTTCCGCGGCGCCTACAACGCGGCCTCCCGGCTGGCACCGGAGCAGCTGGCCCGGGGCATCGCCGCCTACTCCTCCGGCAATCACGCCCAGGCCGTCGCCCTGGCCGCCCGTGAACTCGGCACCACCGCCGTGATCCTCATGCCGGAGGACGCCCCGCGCTCCAAGATGGACGCCACCGCCGGATACGGCGCCGAGATCGTGACGTACGACCGCTACACCGGCGACCGCACCGCCATCGGTGAGGCCCTGGCCGCCGAGCGGGGCCTCGCTCTCATCCCGCCGTACGAGCATCCGCATGTCATCGCAGGGCAGGGCACCGCCGCCCTGGAACTCCTCGAAGAAGTGGGGGAGTTGGATGCGCTCGTCACACCGGTCGGCGGGGGCGGGCTCATGGCCGGCAGTGCCACGGTCGCCAGGGGCCTGTACCCGGGGATCCGGATGATCGGCGTCGAGCCGGAGGCCGGGGACGACACCAAGCGGTCGCTGGAGGCGGGCCGGCGCATCACGATCCCCGTGCCCCGCACCATCGCCGACGGACAGGCCCTGCACACCCCCGGCGAGCTCACCTTCTCCGTGAACCGACGGCTGGTCGACGAGATCGCGCTGGCCGGCGATGACGAGATCAGGGACGCGATGCGGTTCGCCTTCGAGCGGCTGAAGATCGTCGTGGAGCCCAGCGGCGCCACACCGCTGGCCGCCCTGCTCACCGGCCGGGTGGGTGCACTTCCGCGCCGGGTCGGCGTGATCATCTCCGGGGGCAACGTCGACGCCGAGCGCTTCGCCGAGCTCTGCGGGAAGCAGACCTGA
- a CDS encoding ABC transporter permease, with translation MTARPDDCLARNEWICGEYLSTRREILLDAVGQHVQLTGISVLIGLAIALPPAVLARRWGWTAGPVLAVTTILYTIPSLAMFSLLLPVYGLSSSLVVAGLVLYSLTLLVRNPAAMAGPRIAMVSAVSLVTVGAIVGFGGLGNLIHSGMNTYFKAQVLTASVLCVVIAVEADVLLLGVQRLITPWTRAARA, from the coding sequence GTGACCGCGCGCCCGGACGACTGCCTCGCGCGCAACGAGTGGATCTGCGGCGAGTATCTGAGCACCCGCCGAGAGATCCTCCTGGACGCGGTCGGCCAGCATGTGCAGCTGACCGGGATCTCGGTGCTGATCGGCCTGGCCATCGCCCTGCCGCCGGCCGTGCTCGCCCGCCGCTGGGGCTGGACGGCCGGGCCCGTGCTCGCCGTGACGACCATCCTCTACACCATCCCGTCCCTGGCGATGTTCTCGCTGCTGCTGCCCGTGTACGGACTCTCGTCGAGCCTGGTCGTAGCCGGACTCGTCCTGTACTCGCTGACGCTGCTGGTCCGCAACCCCGCCGCGATGGCCGGACCGCGCATCGCCATGGTCTCGGCGGTCTCCCTGGTGACGGTGGGCGCGATCGTCGGCTTCGGCGGGCTCGGCAACCTCATCCACTCCGGCATGAACACCTACTTCAAGGCACAGGTGCTCACGGCGTCCGTGCTGTGCGTGGTGATCGCCGTCGAGGCCGACGTGCTGCTCCTCGGCGTGCAGCGGCTGATCACCCCATGGACGAGGGCGGCCCGCGCATGA